In Eulemur rufifrons isolate Redbay chromosome 3, OSU_ERuf_1, whole genome shotgun sequence, a single window of DNA contains:
- the LOC138381729 gene encoding tRNA (cytidine(32)/guanosine(34)-2'-O)-methyltransferase has product MGRTSKDKRDVYYRLAKENGWRARSAFKLLQLDEEFQLFQGVTRAVDLCAAPGSWSQVLSQKIGGKESGHVVAVDLQTMAPLPGVLQIQGDITQLSTAKEIIQHFEGCPADLVLCDGAPDVTGLHDVDEYMQAQLLLAALNIATHVLKPGGCFVAKIFRGRDVTLLYSQLRVFFSSVLCAKPRSSRNSSIEAFAVCQGYDPPEGFMPDLTKPLLDHSYDPDFNQLDGPTRVIVPFVTCGDLSSYDSDRSYPLDLEDGSEYKYTPPTQPPISPPYQEACTLKKKGQLAKEIRPQDCPGSRVDTLPQPLAAPEIEDNEVN; this is encoded by the coding sequence ATGGGACGGACGTCGAAGGACAAGCGGGATGTCTACTACCGCCTGGCCAAGGAGAATGGCTGGCGTGCCCGGAGCGCCTTCAAGCTGCTACAACTTGATGAAGAATTCCAGCTCTTCCAAGGTGTGACACGGGCGGTTGACCTATGTGCAGCCCCGGGCAGCTGGAGCCAAGTGCTGAGCCAGAAGATTGGGGGCAAGGAGTCTGGCCACGTGGTGGCTGTGGACCTGCAGACTATGGCTCCGCTACCAGGTGTTTTACAGATCCAAGGAGATATCACCCAGCTGTCCACTGCCAAGGAGATCATCCAGCACTTTGAGGGCTGCCCCGCAGACCTAGTACTGTGTGACGGGGCTCCCGATGTTACTGGCCTCCATGATGTTGATGAGTATATGCAGGCCCAACTCCTCCTAGCCGCTCTGAACATTGCTACACATGTCTTGAAGCCGGGGGGCTGCTTTGTGGCCAAGATATTCCGAGGCCGGGATGTGACGCTCCTCTACAGCCAGCTGCGTGTCTTCTTCTCCAGTGTGCTTTGTGCCAAGCCCAGGAGCAGCCGGAACTCCAGCATCGAGGCCTTCGCTGTCTGTCAGGGTTATGACCCTCCTGAAGGCTTCATGCCAGACCTGACCAAACCCCTGCTGGATCACTCTTACGACCCAGATTTCAACCAGCTAGACGGTCCCACCCGTGTCATTGTGCCCTTTGTGACCTGTGGGGACCTGAGCTCCTATGATTCAGACCGAAGTTACCCACTGGATCTAGAGGATGGCTCAGAGTACAAGTACACTCCGCCCACACAACCCCCCATCTCTCCACCATACCAGGAGGCTTGCACATTGAAGAAGAAGGGGCAGCTGGCCAAGGAGATCCGCCCCCAGGACTGCCCCGGCAGCAGAGTGGACACGCTGCCTCAGCCACTGGCTGCCCCTGAGATCGAAGACAATGAAGTGAATTAG